The Leptospiraceae bacterium genome includes a region encoding these proteins:
- a CDS encoding glycosyltransferase, translating into MKIYQHVDELNDRDGIGNDILGFQILFEKLNLPNAILTRTNNSKNESEIFLTSKPPKIQSDSIHILHYGGAGYPIDYFQNIPGKKILRFHNMTPSYFFKDFLDEDIFKTFERNEIKSNLELYSLYRCLSWVLSDSVFNELDFLRLVGESNKTKMQVLPVIRNYPLITSQSQPNFRIGFIGRWVPNKRIEDLLFTIYFLRKINPLYTLVLIGKKNSVFGMYNEYLYTLVQELELSNNIEFQENLTDEEVKRQLSKLDIYLSMSEHEGFGIPILEVMASGIPVLAYSSTAILETVRDAGILFNEKNFPYLAELIHKIVTSTNLKSKIVQKQNQRVKFYNEFPFQEKILEIIHS; encoded by the coding sequence ATGAAAATCTACCAACATGTCGATGAACTCAATGACCGAGATGGAATTGGAAATGACATTCTTGGATTTCAGATTTTATTTGAAAAATTAAATCTTCCCAACGCTATTCTAACTCGAACCAATAATTCTAAAAATGAATCCGAAATATTCTTAACTTCTAAACCTCCGAAAATTCAGTCAGATTCTATTCATATTTTACATTATGGTGGTGCTGGATATCCAATTGATTATTTTCAAAATATTCCAGGTAAAAAAATTCTTCGATTTCATAATATGACTCCTAGTTATTTCTTTAAGGATTTTTTAGACGAAGACATTTTTAAAACCTTTGAAAGAAATGAAATCAAATCTAACTTAGAACTGTATTCCCTTTATCGCTGTCTGAGTTGGGTATTGTCTGATTCTGTTTTTAATGAATTGGACTTTTTGAGACTGGTAGGCGAGTCCAATAAAACGAAAATGCAAGTATTACCGGTTATTCGTAATTATCCGCTTATTACAAGTCAGAGTCAACCTAATTTTCGAATCGGTTTTATTGGACGATGGGTACCGAATAAAAGAATAGAAGACTTACTTTTTACTATCTACTTCTTACGGAAAATCAATCCACTATACACGCTTGTGTTAATTGGAAAAAAAAATTCAGTTTTTGGAATGTATAATGAATATCTCTATACGCTAGTGCAAGAACTAGAACTTTCCAATAATATCGAATTTCAAGAAAACCTAACGGATGAGGAAGTAAAACGGCAACTTTCAAAATTAGATATTTATCTTTCAATGAGTGAACATGAGGGGTTTGGAATTCCGATTTTAGAAGTGATGGCTTCCGGCATTCCTGTTCTCGCATATTCTTCTACCGCTATTTTAGAGACAGTGCGCGATGCGGGAATTTTATTTAACGAAAAGAATTTTCCTTATTTGGCTGAATTAATTCATAAAATAGTTACATCAACAAATCTAAAATCAAAAATAGTTCAAAAACAAAACCAACGAGTAAAATTTTACAATGAATTTCCTTTTCAAGAAAAAATATTAGAAATCATTCATTCATAA
- a CDS encoding glycosyltransferase family 4 protein: MKRIIQFSAGFNPGDAISNEMLMLKSYFQEIGFLGEIYSENIGKDTNGLAKKYNSYNEKEFDFIIYHHSIHSAVLEFIEKLNSPKALIYHNVTPSHFFEPYDLKLTYYLKRGREELKGLNGKFQMYFADSEFNKKELIELGFSNVTVLPIIYNFEKLKKTETLRENEIKRIVFVGRIAPNKKQDDLIKLAKVLKDYFFSEFQIHFVGYCSKELELYKEELISLIQIFGLEDHIFFSDFINDKLLSEYYQKADLFICMSEHEGFCVPLLESMFYDVPIIAYDAGAVKDTLDGAGILFKEKDFLSICECILKVFSDRDFREKILNSQRDRLLRFREGNHTSIIGYAIKNFTL; the protein is encoded by the coding sequence ATTAAAAGAATTATCCAATTTTCCGCGGGATTTAATCCCGGAGATGCGATTAGCAATGAGATGCTTATGCTTAAATCGTATTTTCAGGAGATTGGTTTTTTAGGCGAAATTTATTCAGAAAATATTGGAAAGGATACAAATGGGTTAGCTAAAAAATACAATTCTTACAATGAAAAGGAATTTGATTTTATTATCTATCATCATTCCATTCATTCAGCCGTATTAGAATTCATCGAAAAACTTAATTCACCCAAAGCACTCATTTATCACAATGTAACTCCAAGTCATTTTTTTGAGCCTTATGATTTAAAATTAACTTATTACTTAAAAAGAGGAAGAGAAGAGTTAAAAGGTCTTAATGGAAAATTCCAAATGTATTTTGCAGATTCTGAATTTAATAAAAAGGAACTTATTGAATTGGGATTTTCAAATGTAACCGTTCTACCGATTATTTACAATTTTGAAAAACTAAAAAAAACTGAAACTTTGCGAGAAAACGAAATAAAACGAATTGTGTTTGTCGGCAGAATAGCTCCAAATAAAAAACAAGATGATCTTATTAAATTAGCAAAAGTATTAAAGGATTATTTTTTCTCAGAGTTTCAAATTCATTTTGTTGGGTATTGTTCAAAGGAATTAGAATTGTATAAGGAAGAGTTAATTTCCCTGATTCAAATTTTTGGTTTAGAAGACCATATATTTTTTTCAGATTTTATCAATGATAAATTACTTTCAGAATACTATCAGAAAGCAGATTTGTTTATTTGTATGAGTGAACACGAAGGGTTTTGTGTTCCTCTTTTAGAATCAATGTTTTACGATGTTCCAATCATTGCATATGATGCTGGTGCGGTCAAAGATACTTTAGATGGAGCTGGCATCCTATTTAAAGAGAAAGACTTTCTAAGTATTTGTGAGTGTATTCTAAAAGTATTTTCCGATAGAGATTTTAGAGAGAAAATTCTAAACTCGCAGAGAGATAGGCTGTTACGATTTAGAGAAGGAAACCATACGAGTATAATTGGTTACGCGATTAAAAACTTTACATTATGA